In a genomic window of Zingiber officinale cultivar Zhangliang chromosome 9B, Zo_v1.1, whole genome shotgun sequence:
- the LOC122023072 gene encoding proteasome subunit alpha type-5-like: protein MSEVIWYYTDPSGTFWQCNAKAIGSGSEGADSSLQEQYNKDLSLLEAETIALSILKQVMEEKVTPNNVDIAKVAPTYHLYTPAEVKDVISRL, encoded by the exons ATGTCAGAAGTTATCTG GTACTATACCGATCCATCTGGCACATTCTGGCAATGCAATGCAAAAGCAATAGGATCTGGATCCGAAGGAGCTGATAGTTCTCTTCAAGAGCAATACAACAAG GACCTGTCCCTTCTGGAAGCTGAAACTATAGCTCTTTCCATCCTGAAACAAGTCATGGAAGAAAAG GTAACCCCTAATAATGTTGACATTGCAAAGGTGGCTCCTACTTACCATCTATATACACCTGCCGAGGTTAAAGATGTCATTTCTCGCCTTTGA